A section of the Triticum dicoccoides isolate Atlit2015 ecotype Zavitan chromosome 7A, WEW_v2.0, whole genome shotgun sequence genome encodes:
- the LOC119331400 gene encoding uncharacterized protein LOC119331400 encodes MPPPSVARQVAEIAAEPDRAAAYARLLHLQRACADDPSAAADLAAASSSALLPLLLRDAAEDDEAVAASALKCLGFALYHPVLVSTISGQLAQLVLATLVRLIMTTKMKAICNLAVWCISVQQLEASVVEDGVTPLLNAIVYALDNPFGSLSTTFEAVQATMKLASQYPKGMRDQSSIWVPPIYRRLLSADKPERDMSERCLIKVSSVILPPQSPLSKEVALDLEQKLLSSVLDMLNDPSKKIQAVKSWGWFISLLGARAASTRPLLNKMLKVPEQLFTDPDPQVQITTMVTWTNLVDAFFGPQALENMDQGTVMSPIEPRAHASAQMKKIRLIMMPLCGVLSRSHNIALSSSCLSTWHYLLYKLGDSINHLSILEAAFGPVLKIIFSTRLDNQNKPLWSFCINLFHDFISVRVRHLISPEDNVCVPLNQNLLSQTCTHLKVLFDVHQIKWLPWDVNSFDFQLEILGSIVNPELLHNMTADMAVTIMDSTTQTFRLLLQGVRVQCNSKLADDNAMICITKACKFVKEVFLDMVGKQKSNSSTLLVQFCLQFVKCTVEELDNSLLASGKYELCLDIEQIKEIEYAECSPKLSHPRIRPLAYLELVSPAVYLTALSLSIVAQFTGELSPGDAEQLASIICPPDLLGNFHVVVAFLYMQIMRPVDSRLRIKWLVVWNKVSKRLNEQMMSYLKVGCGASGHDVLCQFFCYPFFALVSPGSISAHWNAENSSEGYLNMTQDLEVELVIEVYRSFCTNSSYCSEPAYMVFLEHFFEYLIHIIDENMSPIQANLKYCLEKKFKNITILSVLGNVVIGLLENAQIFTYANKEIEVTTNEEPAGSKGPNLMLTCLKLGNRFMKLSGLAFKENPAARHQVTSRYFSSLSDFVGHLTSMKDILLLFEIIGDQFTEWLTLSSTSCGIIHQGETIDQLEKLWLNTVTCLTTSRLISDCSFLGKHHLLLQVAVDHPHGPISAATTAIRRSPGSSNAGLRHAGRRSVSKADELSLDRSGKDHNCASDAERAFVLEELNISRMSVAPMLLGRGTGTSNTTDRAPKNRESLRVSAGLGRKRLKIMRYSGKGKGPGKVTDASFSPGWAEGEVCRKPELILEMLKRKR; translated from the exons ATGCCGCCGCCGTCGGTGGCGCGGCAGGTGGCGGAGATTGCGGCGGAGCCCGACCGCGCGGCCGCGTACGCGCGCCTCCTCCACCTGCAGCGCGCGTGCGCCGATGACCCCTCCGCCGCGGCCGACCtcgcggcggcctcctcctccgccctgctcccgctcctcctccgCGACGCCGCCGAAGATGATGAGGCCGTAGCCGCCTCCGCACTCAAGTGCCTCGGCTTCGCGCTCTACCACCCCGTCCTCGTCTCCACCATCTCAG GACAGTTGGCTCAATTGGTATTGGCTACTTTGGTTCGGCTGATCATGACCACCAAGATGAAG GCTATTTGTAATCTTGCAGTCTGGTGCATTTCTGTTCAACAATTGGAGGCTTCGGTGGTAGAGGATGGAGTAACTCCCTTGCTCAATGCTATTGTTTATGCCCTTGACAATCCATTTGGTTCTTTGTCTACAACATTTGAGGCTGTTCAG GCTACCATGAAACTTGCTAGTCAATATCCAAAAGGAATGAGAGACCAATCAAGCATATGGGTTCCCCCAATATACCGAAGACTCTTAAGTGCTGACAAGCCGGAAAGGGATATGTCTGAAAGATGCCTCATTAAGGTGTCATCAGTTATTTTACCTCCTCAATCTCCTCTTTCCAAG GAAGTAGCTTTGGACCTTGAGCAAAAGCTACTCTCTTCTGTGCTTGATATGCTCAATGACCCTTCAAAGAAAATTCAAGCAGTAAAGTCATGGGGATGGTTCATATCCTTACTTGGCGCACGTGCAGCGAGCACTAGACCTCTACTTAACAAAATGCTTAAGGTCCCTGAGCAATTATTTACTGATCCTGATCCTCAAGTTCAGATAACCACAATG GTTACCTGGACAAATTTGGTGGATGCATTTTTTGGGCCACAGGCTTTAGAAAATATGGATCAGGGGACAGTGATGTCTCCTATTGAACCCAGAGCACATGCTAGTGCTCAGATGAAAAAGATAAGGCTAATTATGATGCCTTTATGTGGAGTTCTGTCAAGAAGTCATAATATTGCTTTAAGTTCCTCCTGCTTGAGCACATGGCATTACCTTTTATATAAGCTTGGTGATTCGATTAACCATTTATCCATTCTAGAGGCTGCTTTTGGGCCAGTACTCAAGATAATTTTCTCCACTAGACTTGATAATCAGAACAAGCCACTGTGGTCATTTTGCATCAATCTGTTTCATGACTTTATTTCAGTAAGAGTTAGGCATTTGATCTCACCCGAAGATAATGTGTGTGTTCCACTGAATCAGAACTTGCTATCCCAAACTTGTACGCATCTCAAGGTCTTGTTTGATGTTCATCAAATCAAATGGTTACCATGGGATGTTAACAGCTTTGATTTTCAGTTGGAGATCCTTGGCTCAATTGTGAATCCAGAACTACTTCATAACATGACTGCTGACATGGCCGTAACTATTATGGACTCCACAACACAAACTTTCAGGTTGCTTCTACAGGGAGTTCGAGTTCAGTGTAACTCAAAGCTTGCTGATGACAATGCCATGATATGCATTACTAAGGCATGCAAGTTTGTAAAGGAGGTGTTTCTGGATATGGTAGGAAAGCAAAAGAGTAACAGTTCCACACTGTTGGTACAGTTTTGTCTTCAGTTTGTGAAGTGTACTGTAGAGGAACTGGATAATTCTCTGTTGGCTTCTGGAAAGTATGAGTTATGCTTAGACATCGAACAAATAAAGGAGATTGAATATGCAGAATGCAGTCCGAAGCTATCTCATCCAAGAATCAGGCCACTTGCTTACCTGGAGTTGGTTTCTCCAGCAGTTTACTTGACTGCACTATCTCTGTCAATCGTAGCTCAGTTTACTGGAGAATTGTCACCTGGAGATGCCGAGCAATTGGCTTCAATTATCTGTCCACCTGATCTACTGGGGAACTTTCATGTTGTCGTTGCTTTTTTGTATATGCAGATCATGCGTCCAGTAGATAGTCGGCTAAGAATAAAATGGTTGGTGGTGTGGAACAAAGTGTCAAAGCGCTTGAATGAGCAAATGATGTCTTACTTGAAGGTTGGCTGTGGTGCAAGTGGCCATGATGTACTCTGTCAGTTCTTCTGTTACCCATTTTTTGCTCTTGTATCCCCTGGGAGTATATCTGCTCATTGGAATGCTGAAAATAGTTCCGAAGGTTACCTTAACATGACACAAGACTTGGAGGTGGAGCTGGTTATCGAGGTTTATCGATCCTTTTGTACAAACTCCAGTTATTGTTCAGAGCCTGCTTACATGGTTTTCCTAGAGCACTTTTTTGAATATTTGATCCACATAATTGATGAAAACATGTCCCCAATCCAAGCCAATCTCAAGTATTGCTTAGAGAAGAAGTTTAAAAACATTACTATCCTATCTGTTCTTGGCAACGTAGTTATTGGACTACTAGAGAATGCCCAAATTTTTACCTATGCTAACAAAGAGATAGAAGTAACGACAAATGAGGAGCCTGCTGGATCCAAAGGACCTAACCTTATGTTGACTTGCTTGAAGCTTGGTAACAG GTTTATGAAGCTATCAGGTCTTGCTTTCAAAGAAAATCCAGCTGCACGACACCAAGTCACAAGCAG GTATTTCTCATCTTTATCTGATTTTGTTGGACATCTTACATCGATGAAAGACATTCTTCTACTCTTTGAG ATAATTGGGGATCAATTTACTGAATGGCTCACCTTATCTAGCACATCGTGCGGCATAATACATCAAGGAGAAACCATTGACCAGCTTGAGAAACTCTGGCTCAACACTGTCACGTGCCTGACGACGAGCCGACTCATCAGCGACTGCTCCTTCCTTGGAAAGCATCATCTGCTTCTCCAAGTGGCGGTTGACCACCCACACGGCCCCATTTCAGCTGCAACCACGGCAATCCGGAGATCACCAGGATCCAGCAACGCAGGCTTGCGGCACGCTGGACGTCGGTCAGTTTCCAAGGCAGATGAGCTGTCTCTAGACAGATCAGGGAAGGATCATAACTGTGCTAGCGACGCCGAGAGGGCCTTCGTGCTCGAAGAACTCAACATCTCGAGGATGTCCGTGGCGCCaatgttgttgggtagaggaaccgGCACGTCAAACACGACTGATCGCGCCCCGAAGAACCGTGAGTCGCTCAGGGTCTCTGCCGGTCTGGGGAGGAAGAGGCTGAAGATTATGAGGTACTCAGGCAAGGGGAAGGGACCCGGCAAAGTCACCGACGCCTCCTTCTCGCCGGGCTGGGCGGAAGGTGAAGTTTGCAGGAAACCAGAACTTATATTGGAAATGCTCAAGAGGAAGAGATAG